In a genomic window of Epinephelus lanceolatus isolate andai-2023 chromosome 3, ASM4190304v1, whole genome shotgun sequence:
- the clgn gene encoding calmegin isoform X1 — protein sequence MCACPLAGTRSLTDRVPLSGQSCHLRSIFSNRLLCFSPRYTASLGGTLSGPNAQDTSSVFSKRRNGFHREIVFAFTKRCKMKLGWMWCALLLSSLAVTALATQQKQVEIDVSDNDEDVGLDEEELKVLMAEEEEEEEEASVADEDHSDKTDGTESGKVGKAGMDANVSFQVTYKTPVPTGEVYFAETFDDGSLDSWQLSETVKGDADDDIAKYDGKWAVEQLKENKVPGDKGLVLKSRAKHHAISAMLNKPFVFQDEPLVVQYEVNFQDGIDCGGAYIKLLSDTGSLSLKQFHDRTPYTIMFGPDKCGEDYKLHFIFRHQNPLNKDTEEKHAKRADVDLKKFYTDKKTHLYTLVLNPDNSYEMFIDQSSVSRGSLLHDVVPPVNPPKEIDDPTDSKPEDWDERAKIPDPEAVKPDDWDEDAPAKIDDPDALKPEGWLDDEPEFVPDPNAEKPEDWEEEMDGEWEAPQIPNPACETAPGCGEWKRPKINNPQYKGKWKAPLVDNPNYQGVWKPRKIDNPEYFEDLQPFRMTPFKAVGLELWSMTSDIYFDNFIITSHKEVADRWASDSWGLKKLVASANEPGIFAQLMMAAEERPWLWVIYILTVGLPVGLAVLFCWPKKSDDDYVYKKVDPPRADEEEEEEEEEEEAAADEEDKAAEATEGTPAAVSEEAEEDEEEEEEEDEANAGGDNLEGDDDEEEEEGEAEEEGEEESKAPERTLEDEPKEGGDTEESYKQAVRKRRVRKD from the exons ATGTGCGCATGCCCACTTGCAGGGACTCGTTCACTCACCGACCGTGTACCGTTATCCGGGCAAAGCTGTCATCTACGTTCCATCTTCTCCAACCGACTACTGTGTTTTTCTCCTCGGTATACGGCAAGCCTCGGTGGTACTCTCAGTGGGCCGAACGCACAAGACACTTCCTCTGTTTTTTCTAAGCGGAGAAACGGCTTTCATCGAGAGATTGTCTTTGCATTTACAAAAAGGTGCAAG ATGAAGTTGGGTTGGATGTGGTGCGCACTGCTCCTGTCCTCCCTGGCTGTGACAGCTCTAGCAAcccaacaaaagcaggtggagATTGATGTTTCAGACAATGATGAAGATGTGGGGTTGGACGAGGAGGAATTAAAGGTTCTgatggcagaggaggaggaggaagaggaagaggcgTCTGTGGCGGATGAGGACCACTCTGATAAGACAGACGGCACAGAAAGTGGGAAGGTTGGCAAAGCAGGAATGGATGCAAATGTCTCCTTCCAG GTAACATACAAGACTCCGGTTCCCACTGGAGAAGTCTATTTTGCAGAGACGTTTGATGACGGGTCACTGGACAG TTGGCAGCTGTCAGAGACAGTGAAGGGAGATGCAGATGATGACATCGCCAAATATGACG GGAAGTGGGCTGTGGAGCAGCTGAAGGAGAACAAAGTTCCAGGAGACAAGGGTCTGGTGCTCAAGTCCCGGGCCAAACACCATGCTATCTCCGCAATGCTGAACAAACCCTTTGTCTTCCAGGATGAACCTCTGGTCGTACA GTATGAGGTGAATTTCCAGGATGGTATCGATTGTGGTGGAGCCTACATCAAACTGCTTTCAGACACTGGCAGTCTCAGTCTG AAGCAATTCCACGACCGGACACCCTATACCATCATGTTTGGACCAGACAAATGTGGCGAAGATTACAAGCTGCACTTCATCTTCCGCCATCAGAATCCTCTGAACAAAGACACAGAAGAGAAGCATGCCAAGAGGGCCGATGTGGACCTCAAGAAGTTCTACACTGACAAGAAGACTCACCTTTACACATTGG TCCTGAACCCAGACAACAGCTACGAGATGTTCATCGACCAGTCCAGTGTGAGTCGCGGCAGCCTGCTGCATGACGTGGTGCCCCCAGTCAACCCACCCAAAGAGATAGATGACCCGACTGACTCCAAGCCAGAGGACTGGGATGAGAGGGCCAAGATTCCTGACCCTGAGGCTGTCAAGCCTGATGACTG ggaTGAGGATGCTCCAGCAAAGATCGATGACCCTGATGCTTTGAAGCCAGAGGGCTGGCTGGACGATGAACCAGAGTTTGTCCCGGACCCCAACGCTGAGAAACCAGAAGACTG GGAAGAGGAGATGGATGGAGAGTGGGAAGCCCCGCAGATTCCGAACCCAGCCTGTGAGACGGCCCCCGGCTGTGGGGAGTGGAAGCGTCCAAAGATTAACAACCCTCAGTACAAGGGGAAATGGAAAGCCCCTCTGGTGGACAATCCCAACTATCAG GGAGTCTGGAAGCCGCGTAAGATTGATAACCCAGAATATTTTGAGGACCTGCAACCATTTAGGATGACACCTTTCAAGGCTGTGGGCTTGGAGTTGTGGTCCATGACCTCAGATATCTACTTCGACAACTTCATCATCACCTCTCACAAGGAGGTGGCTGACCGCTGGGCCTCTGACAGCTGGGGGCTGAAGAAACTGGTAGCCAGCGCTAATGAG CCGGGGATTTTTGCTCAGCTGATGATGGCAGCAGAGGAACGGCCGTGGCTCTGGGTGATTTACATACTGACAGTTGGCCTGCCTGTAGGACTGGCTGTGCTCTTCTGCTGGCCAAAG AAATCAGATGATGACTACGTGTACAAGAAGGTGGATCCTCCTCGGgctgatgaagaggaagaggaggaagaagaagaagaggaggcagcagcagatgagGAAGACAAAGCAGCCGAGGCTACAGAAGGAACACCAGCTGCAG TATCAGAAGAGgctgaggaggatgaggaggaggaggaggaggaggatgaagccAATGCGGGAGGTGACAATCTAGAGggggatgatgatgaggaagaagaggaaggggaggcggaggaggagggagaagaggagagcaAAGCTCCTGAGAGAACATTAGAAGATGAG
- the clgn gene encoding calmegin isoform X2, whose translation MKLGWMWCALLLSSLAVTALATQQKQVEIDVSDNDEDVGLDEEELKVLMAEEEEEEEEASVADEDHSDKTDGTESGKVGKAGMDANVSFQVTYKTPVPTGEVYFAETFDDGSLDSWQLSETVKGDADDDIAKYDGKWAVEQLKENKVPGDKGLVLKSRAKHHAISAMLNKPFVFQDEPLVVQYEVNFQDGIDCGGAYIKLLSDTGSLSLKQFHDRTPYTIMFGPDKCGEDYKLHFIFRHQNPLNKDTEEKHAKRADVDLKKFYTDKKTHLYTLVLNPDNSYEMFIDQSSVSRGSLLHDVVPPVNPPKEIDDPTDSKPEDWDERAKIPDPEAVKPDDWDEDAPAKIDDPDALKPEGWLDDEPEFVPDPNAEKPEDWEEEMDGEWEAPQIPNPACETAPGCGEWKRPKINNPQYKGKWKAPLVDNPNYQGVWKPRKIDNPEYFEDLQPFRMTPFKAVGLELWSMTSDIYFDNFIITSHKEVADRWASDSWGLKKLVASANEPGIFAQLMMAAEERPWLWVIYILTVGLPVGLAVLFCWPKKSDDDYVYKKVDPPRADEEEEEEEEEEEAAADEEDKAAEATEGTPAAVSEEAEEDEEEEEEEDEANAGGDNLEGDDDEEEEEGEAEEEGEEESKAPERTLEDEPKEGGDTEESYKQAVRKRRVRKD comes from the exons ATGAAGTTGGGTTGGATGTGGTGCGCACTGCTCCTGTCCTCCCTGGCTGTGACAGCTCTAGCAAcccaacaaaagcaggtggagATTGATGTTTCAGACAATGATGAAGATGTGGGGTTGGACGAGGAGGAATTAAAGGTTCTgatggcagaggaggaggaggaagaggaagaggcgTCTGTGGCGGATGAGGACCACTCTGATAAGACAGACGGCACAGAAAGTGGGAAGGTTGGCAAAGCAGGAATGGATGCAAATGTCTCCTTCCAG GTAACATACAAGACTCCGGTTCCCACTGGAGAAGTCTATTTTGCAGAGACGTTTGATGACGGGTCACTGGACAG TTGGCAGCTGTCAGAGACAGTGAAGGGAGATGCAGATGATGACATCGCCAAATATGACG GGAAGTGGGCTGTGGAGCAGCTGAAGGAGAACAAAGTTCCAGGAGACAAGGGTCTGGTGCTCAAGTCCCGGGCCAAACACCATGCTATCTCCGCAATGCTGAACAAACCCTTTGTCTTCCAGGATGAACCTCTGGTCGTACA GTATGAGGTGAATTTCCAGGATGGTATCGATTGTGGTGGAGCCTACATCAAACTGCTTTCAGACACTGGCAGTCTCAGTCTG AAGCAATTCCACGACCGGACACCCTATACCATCATGTTTGGACCAGACAAATGTGGCGAAGATTACAAGCTGCACTTCATCTTCCGCCATCAGAATCCTCTGAACAAAGACACAGAAGAGAAGCATGCCAAGAGGGCCGATGTGGACCTCAAGAAGTTCTACACTGACAAGAAGACTCACCTTTACACATTGG TCCTGAACCCAGACAACAGCTACGAGATGTTCATCGACCAGTCCAGTGTGAGTCGCGGCAGCCTGCTGCATGACGTGGTGCCCCCAGTCAACCCACCCAAAGAGATAGATGACCCGACTGACTCCAAGCCAGAGGACTGGGATGAGAGGGCCAAGATTCCTGACCCTGAGGCTGTCAAGCCTGATGACTG ggaTGAGGATGCTCCAGCAAAGATCGATGACCCTGATGCTTTGAAGCCAGAGGGCTGGCTGGACGATGAACCAGAGTTTGTCCCGGACCCCAACGCTGAGAAACCAGAAGACTG GGAAGAGGAGATGGATGGAGAGTGGGAAGCCCCGCAGATTCCGAACCCAGCCTGTGAGACGGCCCCCGGCTGTGGGGAGTGGAAGCGTCCAAAGATTAACAACCCTCAGTACAAGGGGAAATGGAAAGCCCCTCTGGTGGACAATCCCAACTATCAG GGAGTCTGGAAGCCGCGTAAGATTGATAACCCAGAATATTTTGAGGACCTGCAACCATTTAGGATGACACCTTTCAAGGCTGTGGGCTTGGAGTTGTGGTCCATGACCTCAGATATCTACTTCGACAACTTCATCATCACCTCTCACAAGGAGGTGGCTGACCGCTGGGCCTCTGACAGCTGGGGGCTGAAGAAACTGGTAGCCAGCGCTAATGAG CCGGGGATTTTTGCTCAGCTGATGATGGCAGCAGAGGAACGGCCGTGGCTCTGGGTGATTTACATACTGACAGTTGGCCTGCCTGTAGGACTGGCTGTGCTCTTCTGCTGGCCAAAG AAATCAGATGATGACTACGTGTACAAGAAGGTGGATCCTCCTCGGgctgatgaagaggaagaggaggaagaagaagaagaggaggcagcagcagatgagGAAGACAAAGCAGCCGAGGCTACAGAAGGAACACCAGCTGCAG TATCAGAAGAGgctgaggaggatgaggaggaggaggaggaggaggatgaagccAATGCGGGAGGTGACAATCTAGAGggggatgatgatgaggaagaagaggaaggggaggcggaggaggagggagaagaggagagcaAAGCTCCTGAGAGAACATTAGAAGATGAG
- the exosc9 gene encoding exosome complex component RRP45 produces the protein MKDTPLSNCERDFLLKAIEEKKRLDGRQTYDYRKMKITFGTDYGCCFVDLGKTRVMAQVSCELVAPKENRPNEGIMFFNIELSPMASPAFEQGRQSELSVKLNRQLERCLRNSKCIDTESLCVVSGEKVWQIRVDVHMLNHDGNLMDAASIAAITALCHFRRPDVGIQGDEVTVYSPEERDPIPLSIYHMPISVSFSFFQQGTYLLVDPCEREERVMDGLLMIAMNKHREICSIQSSGGIMLLKEQVMRCSKIASVKVSEITELIGKALENDKKARKAGGRCGFAESMPQERITALKMDETPVEMTDVTDRVDGIVQKEEAPPQMVPSPVVPVPGVGQVGQGLQNTWGLEEEEDEEEKEENDSNGEEQVGKLTKMEEEPYEKENTRGGDVVEISDSEEEEVVILHPETPDKAPKNTGSSFQQKGAATSKKRQKK, from the exons ATGAAGGACACACCGTTGTCAAACTGTGAGCGGGATTTCCTGCTCAAAGCCATCgaagagaaaaag CGCTTAGATGGACGACAGACCTACGACTACAGGAAGATGAAGATCACATTTGGGACCGACTATGGATGCTGCTTTGTGGATCTGGGAAAAACCAG GGTCATGGCCCAGGTGTCATGTGAGCTAGTGGCTCCTAAAGAAAATCGACCAAACGAGGGAATCATGTTCTTCAATATTGAGTTGTCACCAATGGCCTCACCAGCATTTGAACAAGGCAG ACAGTCTGAGTTGTCAGTGAAGTTAAACAGACAGCTGGAGAGATGCTTGAGGAACTCCAAGTGCATTGATACTGAGTCCCTGTGTGTTGTGTCTGGAGAGaag gTGTGGCAGATCAGAGTGGACGTTCACATGTTGAATCATGACGGGAACCTGATGGATGCTGCCAGCATTGCTGCCATCACTGCTCTGTGCCACTTCAGACGTCCTGATGTGGGCATCCAGGGAGATGAAGTCACAGTG TACAGCCCAGAGGAGAGAGATCCTATTCCTCTGAGCATCTACCACATGCCCATCAGTGTCAGCTTCTCCTTTTTCCAACAAGG AACTTATCTGCTGGTGGATCCCTGTGAACGGGAGGAGCGAGTGATGGACGGCTTGCTGATGATTGCTAtgaacaaacacagagaaatctgCTCCATTCAATCCAGCGGAGGTATCATGTTGCTTAAAGAGCAG GTTATGAGATGCAGTAAAATAGCCAGTGTCAAAGTTTCTGAAATCACAGAACTCATCGGTAAAGCCCTGGAGAACGACAAGAAAGCAAG GAAGGCAGGTGGTAGGTGTGGTTTTGCAGAGTCTATGCCTCAGGAGCGAATCACAGCACTAAAAATGGATGAGACTCCAGTGGAGATGACAGATGTGACAGACAGAGTCGATGGTATTGTCCAGAAAGAAGAGGCCCCACCTCAGAT GGTCCCTTCCCCAGTGGTGCCCGTTCCAGGAGTGGGTCAGGTAGGACAGGGGCTGCAGAACACATGGggactggaggaggaggaggatgaagaggaaaaggaggaaaatgACAGCAATGGTGAAGAACAAGTGGGAAAATtaacaaagatggaggaggaaCCGTACGAAAAGGAGAACACCAGAGGAg GAGATGTGGTGGAGATATCTGAcagtgaagaggaggaagtggtcATACTTCATCCAGAGACACCAGACAAAGCTCCTAA AAATACAGGATCCAGTTTTCAACAGAAGGGGGCAGCAACGtcaaagaaaagacagaaaaaataa